The segment CAATCGGACTAACCGAACTCTCATCTGGATCCCTACTTTTTCCATCGGAATTAAATCGCGAGATCACaaccttctctttcttctcttgtcGTCGTCTAAAGCGGATAGCTTCATCTTCTCAAGAGAGCTCAACCGATCTAACCATGTTATCACGAGATCGACAAGAACTATAGCCACAACACTGTAACCTCCAAACATGCACTAACACCCAAACTTACAAAAGGTTCCAAGCCGGCAGCGGCGAGCTTTGAGAACCTCCACCCTCCGGAAACAAGTCGGCGACGACGGAGCTGTAAAAGCCTCCTTTTCCCGAAGACAGAACCGGCGGCGACGGAGCTAATGGAGCCTCCCCCTCCCGGAATCGATGAACCGCCTTTCCACCGTATAAACCCTCTCTTCGACCGCGTCTTTGCTCCAGAGATCAAGCCGCTACTCGCCTTGGAGAATGGACCGGAACCAGAATTTAGACAAGGCGGGTGAAGAGAGGTCACGACAAAGAGACACACAGGAAAATATTTAATCGCAAGAAGCTTGATTCCGACGACGGCACGCACACTCACGCAGTGGCAGATCGCCGGAATCGAGCAGAtctcctttctctctcttctctcctttctCTCTCACGAGGATATTCTCTTTACCATGTAAAACAAACGTTAAAATTAATGATGATACATATGTTacatgtatataataatttatttttataaaagagaGTAGTAATGTAgtctatattaaattaaattttaaaacgaaCCTACACAAAGCGAATAGTGATGCGACCGTTCCCTTGGCATGTCAAATAACCATAAGCCGACCCGGTTTCATTAACCAGTGAGAAATAGCCACGTAATCAAGTTCCAGCACACGTAAGCCATCTCCGTCACCGTGTAAGACAACATGGGCCCTCGCTGCCGTGTCTTAACTAGACCGGATCATCGCATACCAAAGGGCTCTCCGTTAAGAAAACAGactgtgtttttcttttaaataaatgactTAACGCCGTTAAAACCTTCGCTTTCGTCCACGTATAAATACACTGAAGATATCTCGtctcctctctttctcttcgacagaaaaaacaaaaatatcagaGCTCCGTTTCAGTCCTCGGGTGACCCGATAACCCGGACTCTCGCACTGTTCTTGAAGAAAATCATCTGTTCGCATTGAGTTGTATTGCTTCGTGAATGTTAAGATTTGTATATTGAGAATCTGATTCTGTTTCGCCTACGAAGCAGACATTTCAGGTCAGTACGAGTCGTTTTGACAAAtcctgttttgtttttttttcttttgtcccgggaaaagagaaacagagagattcTTTGCTTGTTTCTTTTGTACTTTCGCTTCTGTAGATACGATTGAGAAAGCAAACAGATATTTACCACTGTTTTTTCCCGATCGATCttttcaaactattttttttaatcggAAAAAAGGATTCAGTgagatttttttcttgttaagcTGCCTTGACCTGTTATACATTGTTGCTTCTCCTCTGTCACttgattgatttgatttttgaCAGAATCGATTCGTCACTCGTCTCTCTTACTTTTTTTGGGGAATAAAATCGCATAATAAATGTCCCAAAGATTTCTCTAGTGTCCCATTTCTAAGCATTCAAACAGATTTTTCTTAAATCTTTCCAGGAAAATTCTaagtttcttcttcatctcaaaAGCTTCCTTGTATTTATTGTTTCCTAACTTTTTACTTTAAAGAAAGTAAGAAGATGAATACGCAGAGTTTTACCCTTCACATTGAAAAGCtaaattcatcatcatcaattgGTTTTGTCCTTTTTATTCACATTTATTACGGTTGCTAATGTTGTGCAGCCATTGATGGTCTATATGTAGGCTTAGACACAGAACAAACCCCACTCGTGCCTGGCTATCAATATAGACTGAACCTTAAAGAGGAAATAAAAGCAGCAGCGCTCTCTAATCAAACACGCAGATATCGAAACAAAAGGTGAGTAAATCTTACTAAAACTCCCCCATTCAATGTCTATAATAATGGCTTTTTTTTATTGTTGCCTTTGCTTTTCATAATCAAAAAAACCCTTTCTTCGTAATTCGTGATCGTtgcattattttgtttttgtattctGAATAGTACATATTCATATCTGTAGCTTTCATCTCTCGACACGCTTTAGATTGGTCCATCATCACACACAACCCTAAAATAGAAAGcaaactctttttctttttacaaacaCGTGACTGTCAAGATTCCATTCTATTGTTTAAtacattcaatatatatttccttttccAGTTATTCCATTAATGTTCGTATTTTTTGGTCTTGAATGGTGTTACACACGGAGGAATCTGAACATACTATTTGACTCTTTGTTAATTTAGTTGTattgttttatcttttaatgTCAGGACTTTCGGctactgcaaaaaaaaaaagttttattcttTCATCTCTTTTTTGATATGTGTTTTAGTTGAGGGATGGGCTCTTtgctgcaaacaaaaaagcgtttctgtatgaaataaaataaaatacctcataaaataaaataaaagcacACAAACTCTTTAAagtattttagcaaaaaaaactctttaaaGTAGAATGGAGAAGCATTTGTCTCTATTGTGGTTGCTTTTTAAAATGAACTATTTTACTCGTAAATTAATCTAAAGTAAAGAGtctattttaaatcatttttcatggttaacaaaaaaagatgcatacaattttttaaaagaatttatatCATCTGATCCCCAAGTTCTAATTcttttctttaagaaaaaaaagaaaaagggttACTTGTAGTTTTAAATATCTTTCAACACTTTTTGTCTCTATTAAGATCGCTCGAACTAAACTCATGAACCTCCACAAAACCGCATAATATCTTATTCCAGCTAAGTGTGTAAACCTCCGAGGTTACTATTTtccttatattatttttggtatGAAATGGTTTTGGTTCTTGAAACATTTATGCTTTGGTTCTTAATAATTAGTTGaactaaatcaaattaaatcaacTTTATCaagtttgtattttcttttgagTAGTTGTTTTCTAACCAGAAGAGAGATACGTCACAACTtttgtcctttttttttgctgtgTTCGCGTTAGAGAGAACGACAAACTGGCATCCAAATTCCTCTTCATATGTTCTCTAACTTCTAACTAATGTTTACAATTGTCTGTTACTCTGTTACTACCATAATAGGACCATTTCATCATTtcctattattattttatatcccAATAAATAAAATGTGTACTCTGATTACATAAGCTACAATAGGTCTACTGTGTTTGATGTCGGATTGTGGATCCCGTTATTGTTTAGTTGTCTCTACTTTTGGTTTTGtaatgattttgttttggtttgtaGTAGTACTGTATTATTCATTGAGGTTTTTGGTTGTGTGGTGTTTATTTTAAGTAGACTGTTTTATACGATTTTGTATGGCTGAAAAGGCAAGagagaacacaaaaaaaaaagagacaaagaTGTTTACTTGCATAGCTTGTACGAAAGCAGACGGAGGTGAGGAAGTCGATAATGGAGCGCGTGGAGGCACCACTCCCAATACTAAAGAAGCCGTCAAAAGCCTAACCACACAggtctctctcttctcttctttcattgTTGATCCTTCTACCTTTTTCACTTTATTTTGGTGCTTTTCCCTAATTGTCTTCCTGTTGAAACAAACCAAAGACACATAACCCACAGAAGATAGCAAAGCAATCTTTGATATAGCATAAGATAACGTACGGCCCATAGACTTGACTGATGTCGTTTTTTTATCTAATGAGACTGATAATTCACTGGTATAGTTAGTGGTCACTGTTGTTTAGACAGAGTGGCAACTTTACTTGCTTGTTGGAATCTTTCACCGATCTCTTTTTAATAGGTTATGTCAGTGTTTATTTCCCATCTATGTGACTAGACATGAAAGTCAAACAAGTATGCTTTGGTTAATATTGCTAATGAAGTAGgttttttgaatataattagTCATGCTAGATCTCTCGTAGAGTATTATTGATGCTCTTTAAAGAATGATCAAATTAATCTTCTTTTTTACTTCGTTAGgctaaaaatatagatttttagtcATGGCTAACGTCCTGAAACTACACAGATTCTGTTCTAAAATGTGTGTGTTTGGGTAACTTTGTGTTATGCAGATTAAAGAAATGGCTATAAAGTTCTCTGGTGCCTATAAACAATGCAAGCCATGCACTGGTTCCACTACCAGCCCCATGAAGAAAGTCCACAGACCGTTCCCAGACTATGATAGCGCTTCTGAAGGTGTTCCGTATCCTTACATGGGTGGAAGCCCCGGTTCAACTCCTGCTTGGGACTTCACAAACTCCTCTCACCATCCAGCAGGGAGGTCGGAACCAAAGTTCACTTCAATCTATGGAAACGATAGGGAATCTATATCTGCTCAGTCTTGTGATGTGGCACTAGATGAAGAAGGGCCTAAAGAGTGGATGGCTCAAGTAGAACCAGGTGTCCATATCACATTCGCTTCGCTTCCCACCGGAGGAAATGATCTTAAACGGATCCGCTTCAGGTACATTGAACTACTCAAAACATCCTCTATGTATGTATAATCTGAGTAGTCTACATCACTAGAACAGAAACTAACCATTACTTGTGTCATGTTCGGAAAGCCGGGAGATTTTCGACAAGTGGCAAGCTCAGCGGTGGTGGGGTGAGAACTACGACAAAATCGTCGAGCTTTACAATGTCCAGAGATTTAACCGCCAAGCTCTTCAAACGCCTGCAAGATCCGAGGaccaggtaaaaaaaaaaacacgtgtCCAGAAAGCTCTACCCTCTAGACATGAACCTTGTGTGAATGTGgtcttgtttattttttttatttttttccagtCTCAGAGAGATTCAACTTACTCAAAGATGGAATCAGCGAGAGAGAGCAAAGACTGGACTCCAAGACACAACTTCAGACCTCCAGGAGCTAATGTCCCGCATAATTTCTATGGTGGCTATGCTCACCATGGAGGACCTCCAATGGATGCAGCACGAACCACTACTTCGTCAAGAGATGAGGCACCGTCTATGAGCAATGCTAGTGAAATGCAGGCTGAGTGGATCGAAGAGGACGAGCCAGGCGTTTACATTACTATCAGACAATTAGCAGATGGGACTAGAGAGCTACGTCGAGTCAGATTCAGGTATAACAAACATCTAAGCTAAGTATTTAGGATCACGGTTACCTTAAAATATTTCAGCAATATATAGTACTTAAAATCCTATGATTAGTTTGGTTTCCGGATTATAGTATCTGTTACCAAAGAGATGACGTTAGACATTTTGAAACTCAGCATCGTACAGTTACTAACCggaattttatgttttttttgggtGTAATTCAACAGCCGGGAACGATTTGGGGAAGTGCATGCAAAGACGTGGTGGGAGCAGAACAGAGAGAGAATACAAACCCAATATCTCTAGGAACAGAGAAATATCAGGCTTTTCATAATCTTTAATTAACTAACTAATTAGTTAATCTCCTGCACACAACAATACATCTATACACATTTTGGTTATCTTGTTTTATCTTGGCTTAATACCTATACGTAAATTAATCATCATCGATCATTAAGCTAAACATACAACCATCATCAACAGTTAAAACCTAACATACACAAGTTGTGAagctatactatataaaagttgagaCAAGCCATTGAGAAtgttaagtttaaaaaaaaaggccATTGAGAATGTTCGTTTAAGATTTTACTGTTATTTCTACCTTTGACAAAAAGTGTTATTTCTACAATTAGTATATGCATAAATAAAACTGACCCcggttgaaattttttttagcTCCGCCACTGCTGTCAAACACCTGTTTTCTTGCAGCTGTCTCAGAGTCAAAGTAAATACGTGCCGCAGAAGTGCCATTCAGATATAACCTGCCTGTCAAAACAAATGGGAGTTATTTAAGAGTACGTCAGCCCAAAAAAAACAGTTTGCAACACAGATCTCTCGAACCTATGTTCCAATGCAATAACAGCCAAAATCAAATACTCTCTTACCTGTAACTATCTTAGGATCGACACTGGTGTAAAGAACAATTCTTGGTTCTTAATCAAATAGCGTCTTACATGCTCTCATGGTTCTTAATATAAGAATCATAAATCTCACGCCTTATTTTGAGACAAAATAAAGAACTATGAATTCAAAGCCAGATCTAAAAAGTATTATTGTATGTGGCATATATAACAAAGATAATAAGGGTGACATATAAGGGAAATTTAACATGCAACATGCATGTTGATTAATAGATTAGCAGTTtgtcataaaaaataatatccatgctaatattttcataaaaccattataaactaaaaaaatgtgATGATTTAATGTTTtggatattttgtaaatatttctCAACCATTAATAAGAGTTTAGCAGTGATTTGGAAGTATTTATAGTTTAAacacaaataattaattataatgaaatttatttcaGTGTTCCTGAAAATCCAGTCGATATTTATTACTAACTGCGTCTTACATGCTCAGcattaggggtgggcaaaaaacccaaaccgaaccgaaccgaaccaaccgaaccgatgttaaaccaaactaaaccaaaccgtGCTCTTAATGTAACCTAATTAATTCATGTTTTATTCAACCCGaacagtttggtttggtttggatttaaaccgaaccaaaccgataatccaatatatatatagtaaaatatatagtaaaatatatatgttgatcaaaaaaaaatatagtaaaatatatatgatatatatatgtattaacatattgtaaattttagttaaagtttcgttttttattttttcataacttccatatctttttaaaaaattataaatacggttcaaataatactattatatataaaatcatgtagcataattttttatattctcactcaATCgtttataaattgattattttttaataaaagtataaagctgatgccttcatattttataaccaacccaaactacaccgaaccaaactagaccataataatgtaaaccgagctaaatctaaatcaaaccgaactgaaccgaaccgaattaaacccaaaccgaacccaaaccaaaactactttggttttaattggtttgagttttataaaacccaaattatctaacccaaaccgaacccgaaactaaatGTCCACCCCTACTCCGCATGGTTCTTAATCTAAGAATCATAAATCTCACGCCTTATTTTGACACAAAATAAAGAACTATGAATTCAAAGCCAgatctaaaaattattattgtatgTGGCATACTATAATATAACAAAGATAATGAGGGCAACATATAAGGGAAATTTAACATGCAACATGCATGCTTATTAATAGATTAGCCTTTCGTCCTTAAAAAAATATGCCTGCTGATATTTTCATAAAACcattataaactaaaacaatCTAAAACTGATGTACTTGGCACTTGCCACACTTCCTTAAATACGCCCTTGTAATGATGCTATTTTGGGCTCTTTTCTAAGAAGAATTCGTCAACATGCAATTGTCATGCAATATGGAATATGCACTTcaacttcatcattttcttataaacGAACACAAACTAGAGTTCTCAAATGAGCAAATCATTTACATTTTCTGAGAAAAGTCTCTCATCAATGGCCGAGATCTCTGGTATTACTGTTCGAACACAAACTACCATCTTAAACATCGAAGATGGTGGATCCAGTGGTGATTCCCGGTCACCAGATTCTCCCTATCCTCTTATATCCATATCCTTCGTTCAAAAGGTAATGAAATGCTTTCTTGATTTTTGTCGAGACATTGATTAGTCGTATTCAAGATTTAACATAGAGAAATTTGTGGGTTCATCCCTTAAGATGAAAGTTCACTAAccaatataatttaattaatttagatttaatatattttcaaaaagaaaagaaaataataataatttatcaaattatattatatctttaaaataaataaaaatagtagtagttaccaaaatatttttattattttgtttcatttttgaAAAAGTACTGAGTCCTTTTATAATTTGAGAATCCAAGAATTTCTCTTTAACATATATATGCACGTTACTTTGGTTCAAATATTTGGCTTTTGACTACATTCAAATTTGAAGTACAACAATCAAACCGAATTAACATCAATAGGATCGGTTCGGTAGAATATTTGTTTCTATTCCGtagtttaataatttagttaacTATTCTTTTTCTTAGCTATGGTGTTTCAAGTACTGAAAACGAgcacatcaataccattaaacTCAAACTCGGTTTAGTTATCATATGTGATTATGATGAAATCACGTTTTCTGGGGataaattaattgattttattgCTATATAACCTAAATCGTATTGATGCATACATACTTTAGTTGATTGGTGAGTTCGTGGGGACATTCTCTCTGGTATTTGCGGGCTGCTCGGCAATCGTGGTAAATGATACGTACGGAGAACAGGTGACACTTCCTGGCATAGCTTTGGCATGGGGTCTAACCATAATGGTTATGACCTACTCACTTGGTCATGTATCGGGTGCACATTTCAACCCTGCTGTTTCCATTGCGCTTGCTTCttctagaaagtttccttttaaacAGGTGAcgaaagaagaaaacaatacTATCAAATTTAGGGACGTTTTATaatctttccaaaaaaaaattagtgttttATATGATATGATTTAAGTGATTTACATGATACATTTATGCatgataacattttttgtattcATTCATAACGGATCAAACTCAATATATAGGTTCCAATGTATATTTCTGCTCAACTTCTCGGATCAACCTTGGCGGCCGAAGCTCTCAAGCTCATGTTCCATCTGAATAACGACGTTTGTAGCCTCAAAGGCGATGTTTATGTTGGAACACACCCTTCAGGTTCCAACATAGCGACATTCGTAGTGGAATTCATCGCTACTTTCAACTTGTTGTTTATTATCTCGGCTGTAGCTACTGATAAAAGAGCAAATAGATCATTTGCAGGCGTTGCTATTGGTGCAACCGTAGTACTTGACATCTTGTTCAGCGGGTACTTATATCGGAGCCCATTAGAATATTTTACAAagttattatgatttttaatgcTTGGTGT is part of the Raphanus sativus cultivar WK10039 chromosome 5, ASM80110v3, whole genome shotgun sequence genome and harbors:
- the LOC108859451 gene encoding protein BREVIS RADIX isoform X3, whose amino-acid sequence is MAEKARENTKKKETKMFTCIACTKADGGEEVDNGARGGTTPNTKEAVKSLTTQIKEMAIKFSGAYKQCKPCTGSTTSPMKKVHRPFPDYDSASEGVPYPYMGGSPGSTPAWDFTNSSHHPAGRSEPKFTSIYGNDRESISAQSCDVALDEEGPKEWMAQVEPGVHITFASLPTGGNDLKRIRFSREIFDKWQAQRWWGENYDKIVELYNVQRFNRQALQTPARSEDQSQRDSTYSKMESARESKDWTPRHNFRPPGANVPHNFYGGYAHHGGPPMDAARTTTSSRDEAPSMSNASEMQAEWIEEDEPGVYITIRQLADGTRELRRVRFSRERFGEVHAKTWWEQNRERIQTQYL
- the LOC108859451 gene encoding protein BREVIS RADIX isoform X1, which translates into the protein MAEKARENTKKKETKMFTCIACTKADGGEEVDNGARGGTTPNTKEAVKSLTTQIKEMAIKFSGAYKQCKPCTGSTTSPMKKVHRPFPDYDSASEGVPYPYMGGSPGSTPAWDFTNSSHHPAGRSEPKFTSIYGNDRESISAQSCDVALDEEGPKEWMAQVEPGVHITFASLPTGGNDLKRIRFSREIFDKWQAQRWWGENYDKIVELYNVQRFNRQALQTPARSEDQVKKKTRVQKALPSRHEPCVNVVLFIFFIFFQSQRDSTYSKMESARESKDWTPRHNFRPPGANVPHNFYGGYAHHGGPPMDAARTTTSSRDEAPSMSNASEMQAEWIEEDEPGVYITIRQLADGTRELRRVRFSRERFGEVHAKTWWEQNRERIQTQYL
- the LOC108859451 gene encoding protein BREVIS RADIX isoform X2 — translated: MFTCIACTKADGGEEVDNGARGGTTPNTKEAVKSLTTQIKEMAIKFSGAYKQCKPCTGSTTSPMKKVHRPFPDYDSASEGVPYPYMGGSPGSTPAWDFTNSSHHPAGRSEPKFTSIYGNDRESISAQSCDVALDEEGPKEWMAQVEPGVHITFASLPTGGNDLKRIRFSREIFDKWQAQRWWGENYDKIVELYNVQRFNRQALQTPARSEDQVKKKTRVQKALPSRHEPCVNVVLFIFFIFFQSQRDSTYSKMESARESKDWTPRHNFRPPGANVPHNFYGGYAHHGGPPMDAARTTTSSRDEAPSMSNASEMQAEWIEEDEPGVYITIRQLADGTRELRRVRFSRERFGEVHAKTWWEQNRERIQTQYL
- the LOC108860359 gene encoding aquaporin NIP3-1 gives rise to the protein MSKSFTFSEKSLSSMAEISGITVRTQTTILNIEDGGSSGDSRSPDSPYPLISISFVQKLIGEFVGTFSLVFAGCSAIVVNDTYGEQVTLPGIALAWGLTIMVMTYSLGHVSGAHFNPAVSIALASSRKFPFKQVPMYISAQLLGSTLAAEALKLMFHLNNDVCSLKGDVYVGTHPSGSNIATFVVEFIATFNLLFIISAVATDKRANRSFAGVAIGATVVLDILFSGPISGASMNPARSLAPAYIWGCYKDLWLYIVSPIIGALAGAWTYNILRSTNKSYGEIIRRNCNKVSSNDRQEPSQDDFCILRVVDPDNRKVFILSSPTDINDTCNVTCKLV